Genomic window (candidate division WOR-3 bacterium):
TATTGCTAATCCCACACCTAAAACAAAGCCTAATCCACCTAAAACAAAGACTGATTTAATTAGAACCGCCATTTTTAATCCCGGTTAATATCTATGATTAGTAATAGATAATAATTGATGAAGGATGATAGTTGAGATGAGACAAAAATTGATTTCATAATGAGAGTCCAAATAGTCCAATAAACCCAAGAAATGCTAAAGCCACTAAGGATGCTGAGATAAAGGCAATCGGATAACCTTTTAGTGAACGCGAAATCGGTGCGTATTCTAATCGTTCCCGAATTGCGGAAAATAGAATTATGACTAAAGCAAATCCTAAGGCTGTGCCAATTGCAAAAATAGTTGATTGGAACAGGGAGTATTTATAATCAATAACTAAAAATGTTACGGCTAAAATCGCACAATTGGTCGTAATCAAAGGTAAATAAATGCCCATTCCAACATATAATGCCTTAAAATTCTTTTTTAAGAACATCTCCACAAATTGAACTAAAGTGGCAATAACTAAAATAAAGGTTGCGGTACGGAGAAAGATTAAATCAAGCGGTAATAATAGAAAATGGTAGATTATCCAAGTTACCCAAGTCGCAATCAGCATTACGAATAGGACTGCAAAACTCATCCCAAAAGCAGTAGTCAAAGAAGTTGAGACACCGAAAAATGGACAGAGCCCAATATAACGCATTAATAGAATATTGTTAACAATGAATGCAGCAAGGAAAATTAACAAAGGATTAGTATTCATACTTTAGTCAACAGATTCTGGTTTGATAATATATTTATTAATTAATGCTTTTAAGATTCCGATTAAGAGAAATCCTCCAGGTGGAAAAATCATAAAGAGCATTGGTTGAGAGACTAAAAATTTAGGACCGATTAAGATACCAAATATTGAACCTTTGCTAAGATATTCACGCACTATTCCCATCAGCACAATCACTAAAGTAAAGCCGATTGCTTTGCCTAATCCGTCAAGGAATGAGTCAAAGACTGTATGGTGATACGCAAAGGCTTCAGCCCGACCTAAGATTATACAATTAACCACAATTAACGGGACAAACACGCCTAATACTCGATAAAGGGCAGGTGCATATGCTTGCATCACATAATCAACAATTGTCACAAAAGTTGAGATGATAATAATGAAAATTGGAATTCGAACTGAATCCAAAACAAATTTTCGAATTGCGGATACGACAATATTAGAGCAGATTAAGACAAAAGATGCGGCAACACCCATACCTAAAGCATCTTTTGCTGTTATCGAGGTGGCTAAGGTTGGGCATAAACCAATCATAATTACTAAAATCGGATTTTCGATAATAATTCCATCAGTAAGATATTTTAAGCGACTTACTTTTCGTTTCATTAGTTAATCTTAATAAATTTCTGGAACACAGTTTTATCCTGACTGAATAAACCGATAAAATATATGCCAGGATTTAATGCTTTAAGGTCAACAGTAAATCGAGATTTTGTTGGTATGGCGATTTTAGGTAATACGGACTTACCAGAAATGGTATAAATCTCAATGTAACCATTAAATTGTCTATCCTTAGTTTCTAATTCCAGATTTGTTTTGACAATGGTTGGAATTAGAATATTTAATTTAGATTGTGTGATAAATTCATTCTCAACAATTCCGACAGGTAAGACATTGATATCAATTGGTGTTGCTTCTTTACTTTTTGCACCATTATCACCATAGAATAATTTTGCTCGAAATCTGCGAGTGCCAGCAGTGGTTGGCGCCCGGAGTATCCACAGAAATTCGATGCTATCAGGTAAGTTCTGTTTTTCGTTATAATTATACGGAATAACATTTCCATTTGGGTCTTGTCGGATAATCCAGCCATCGTTTGAAGGCAGATTTCCGGTTCCATTGACTAACATTATTCCGGCTAATCGATTTGTGGTTGGTCCTAATTTGAGGATAACACTAATATTTATTTCTTGATTAACATTTATTGAGAGGGGAATATTAGGATGAAAATAAATTGTTGCCCGGCCACCTGTCGGATGATTGCCGCAGGAACCAATAGTTAAATTTCCATCACCACAAGCATAAGCCAATAAATTTGTCGTGATTAATAATATACTGAAAAGTATCCATTTTTGCATATTACAGTCCTTTCAATAATAATGAGCATTGGGTGACGAATTTTTTCGAGTGCTTAACAACGCTATCAATTTGAGCAATAAGGTCAGAGATTTTCTTTTTGGTCTTTGGGTCTTTTTCTTGCTTGTTTAGAGTTTCAAGATTAGCGCGCAGTGAATGTAGTTTGCCTAATCCGTCAAGGAGTTTGGTCGTAGTTTCTTTTAGAGCAAGATTGATTGTCTTAAAATCACTCGGCGAATTATTTTTTACTTCAATCTGGGCAGTCGTTTGTGATGTTTTAATATCGCAAACGCGCTTAACACTGATTAATGTTTTAGGTTCCGCAGTCAATTTTACGATTAAAGACTTTTCATACTCAGTAGCGCTTTTTTTATTCCAATCAGTTTGGCTGAGGATTTTGCCACCATCAACTGATATTTCAGATGCAGTAATGTCTAAGGGACAAGGGATATGTTGATTACGAACGGAAATCAATACTTTAATCTCTTCACCAATGGTACCAGAACTTTTCTCCGGAGTTATTTTAATCGTACAGGCATGAATACTTGTAATTAAACTAATTATTAATCCGATAGCCAAGGGATATGAAAATGCTAAATTTTTAGTCAAATTCATTTTTCCTCCTATAATAGAGTAATGTCAGAATTGACACCAGCACTACATAGTGATTTGATAATCGAATAGAAGATAGGATTTTTGGTATTTTATGTGTCTTTTGTCGTAAATAATGGTTATAGGACATAACGAACTTCTAAATTAGTCTGTAAAACTGGTCTGTCATCTAATAAGTCAATTCCAGTGCCGAAGAGAACAATTTGAGTTCTGGGAAATTGCCGAATAATTATTCCAAGGTCTAATTCACTGTTTTGGTCTTGATATTGTTTGTCAAATCGATGGTAATAATTGATTTGGAAGTTGGTTGGTTTAGTAGGAAGTATTGTCATTTGTAAAAATCCTACTTTGCGGTCGCTCGGTCCAAAGCGCATCCGTTCACCGAATCCTGCCAATCCTAAAAGCACTGCTTTATTACTTATTAGACTTCCCAGTTTTGTTCTTAATAGGTTTGTCCGATAATCTAAATAACTGATTATCGTATAATAAATGCGTGAATTATCAAGTTCATATCTGGGAGTCAATTCACTTATTAGAGATAAGTTTTTGGTAATCTGCAGGTTCACTAATCCATTCAATATGTATTCATTAAATGTTTTAACACGGGCAAACTGCCGGGTAAATGTTATTTGAAATTGTCGAAGGTCAAAGCCGATTGCCAAGAGACTATTTTCGCCATAATTGGCATTACAAAGTTGGCGAAAACACAATCTCTCTTCGAGCAAAACATCCTTTTGACAAAAGAATCCATTCTGACCAATATCTGTTGCCACGGTCCCGATAAATAGTTGACCATTATATTGATTCCATTTTCGCTTTATTGCGATTCCATCCATTCGGACATCGAAGATATAGCCCAATCCACTCTTGTAATGTTGACGACCTAATCTAACTTGCCATTGATTAGTCATAAAATCGGCAAAACCTTGCCAAATACCCCAAACAATTCCTGTTTTTGCAACTCGGAGTGGACAATTAATTGTATTTGCAGGTCGATATTTAACAACCATATTTAATAAAAATGACAAGTTTATCGGAGTTTTATAGGTTATTGCTGAGTTTATTTTCGGAAAATAATAATGCTTTGAAACATCAGATGATACAAAATAATATGAATTTGCCAGTTCAATGCCCCAAGCAAAATTATTATTGATTTGTCTTAAATTTCCCATTAGTTCTGAAGGACACTGACAAGCCGAATAGACTAAAGAGAAAAATAGTAAGATTCCAATAAACGGTAAAGTAAATTTTGACATTTATCGATGATTCTTCAATTTTCAATAAGTTGTATCTTTTATTGCTTGATATCGGCAGACGCGTTTACAAACACCACATAAGGTACAGAGCATAGTATCAATATGGGCTTTCC
Coding sequences:
- a CDS encoding electron transport complex subunit RsxA gives rise to the protein MNTNPLLIFLAAFIVNNILLMRYIGLCPFFGVSTSLTTAFGMSFAVLFVMLIATWVTWIIYHFLLLPLDLIFLRTATFILVIATLVQFVEMFLKKNFKALYVGMGIYLPLITTNCAILAVTFLVIDYKYSLFQSTIFAIGTALGFALVIILFSAIRERLEYAPISRSLKGYPIAFISASLVALAFLGFIGLFGLSL
- the rsxE gene encoding electron transport complex subunit RsxE, producing the protein MKRKVSRLKYLTDGIIIENPILVIMIGLCPTLATSITAKDALGMGVAASFVLICSNIVVSAIRKFVLDSVRIPIFIIIISTFVTIVDYVMQAYAPALYRVLGVFVPLIVVNCIILGRAEAFAYHHTVFDSFLDGLGKAIGFTLVIVLMGIVREYLSKGSIFGILIGPKFLVSQPMLFMIFPPGGFLLIGILKALINKYIIKPESVD
- a CDS encoding T9SS type A sorting domain-containing protein → MQKWILFSILLITTNLLAYACGDGNLTIGSCGNHPTGGRATIYFHPNIPLSINVNQEINISVILKLGPTTNRLAGIMLVNGTGNLPSNDGWIIRQDPNGNVIPYNYNEKQNLPDSIEFLWILRAPTTAGTRRFRAKLFYGDNGAKSKEATPIDINVLPVGIVENEFITQSKLNILIPTIVKTNLELETKDRQFNGYIEIYTISGKSVLPKIAIPTKSRFTVDLKALNPGIYFIGLFSQDKTVFQKFIKIN